GGAACGCTACCTGTCGGTCATCTCCGCAGCCCTGCGCGACGAACGCGGCAAGATGGAATCCATTGTCATTCTGGTGGAGGATTTGACCGAAATCCAGACCCTGCACGAGCGGGAAAAGCAGATTCTGGAACAGAACCACAAGCTCGCGACCGAACGGGCCGAAAGCCTGACCGCATTTGCGGATTCCGTGGCACACCAGATTCGCAACCCGGTCATGGCCATTGCCGGATTCGCCCGCATCCTTGCCCCTCGCGTGGATGAAAACGGGGCCGAAGCCCTGACCGCCATCACTGAAGAAGCTTCCAAGCTCGACGTCATGGTCCGTGCCGTGGCCGAATACAGTGCCCTGAAGATGTCGGACCCGGTTCCGGTCAATATCTGGGTCCTGATCGAGGACGCAAAACACCTGATCGAGGACCATCCGGCCGTGCGCGGCAAGCAGGTGACGTGGGAAGCGGACTGTCCGGACGCGGGCGTCGTGGCCGACCGCCCCCTGCTGGCAAAGGCCCTTGCCGAGACTCTCCTCAACGCCGTGGAATTTTCCGGGGAAGAACCGCATGTCACCATCAGCGCAAAGGCGCAGAATGCGAACGTGGTCATCACGGTATCCGACAACGGGCCGGGGTTTGGTCCCCGGGCTCTGTCCATGGCCTTCGACCCGTTCTTCACCACCAAGCCGGTGGGTGCGGGCATGGGGCTCACTCGCGCCAAGCGCATCATGACCGAGCATCAGGGCACCATGCGTGTCGCGGACAGGGAATCCGGAGGCGCGGAAGTCAGCCTGCTGCTGCCCCGTGACCATGTCTGATCCTGCAACAGACCGTTTTTCTTGACCTCGGCCCCTGCTCCATGCTTTGACATCCCATGTCCACATCAGCAAAACCACGAGGAATCCATTGCGCGCACTCGGCATAGATTTCGGCACCAGACGCGTGGGGCTGGCTTTGAGCGACCCCACCGGCACACTGGCTTCGCCCTACAGAACTCTGGAACGCACCACGCGACAGGCACTTTTCGACGACATCCTCGCCGTGGTGGAACGGGAAGGCGTGCAGATGATCGTGGTCGGACTGCCCTACGGCATGGACGGACAGGAAACCCTGACCACTCGTCAGGCCCGCAATTTCGCGGAAAGTCTGGGCCGTCGCACCGACGTACCCATCGAGTTCATGGATGAACGCCTGACATCCGTTGAAGCCGAAGAGGAACTCAAGTCCGCCGGACTGCGGCGCGAGAAACTGAAACTGGCTCTGGACGCCCAGGCCGCAACCGTCATCCTTCGCACATGGCTCGAAAGCGGACGCTCATAATCTTCACCGTGGTACCGGTCCTGCTGCTCCTGTTCTCGGCCGGGGGCTATTTCGGCTACAAGACGTGGCAGGAACACCGCTTCCTGACCGTGCCGCCCGAAACGCCGGGACACGAGGCCGTGTTTCGGGTCGAACCGGGCCAGTCCCTGTGGACCATTGCCCGCAACCTGAAGAAACAGGGACTGGTGACCGATGCCCGGCGCTTCGTGGCGCTCGCCACCCTGCGCAAGGACACGGGCCGGGTCAGGGCCGGACAATTCCGGCTCCACACCGGCTGGATTCCGGACAGCATCCTGAATGAACTGACCACATCGCCCGGCATCATGCAGCGGGTTTCCGTGCGCGAAGGACTGACATGGTGGGCAACCGCGGCAGTCATAGAAAAGGCGGGAATCGGAACCGCAGAGACCTTTGAAAAGGCCGTGTTCGACCGTTCCCTGCTGGACAAGTACGACATTCCGGCGAACTCTGCGGAAGGCTACCTGTTCCCGGAGACCTATCTGCTCACCCCGCCGACCGATGATCAGGCCCGCGCCATGGCCGAAACCATGATCCGGGAGTTTCTCAAGAACGCCAGAAATCTCTGGCCGGGCGGCCTGCCTCCGGCCGAGGAACTGCACCGGATAGTGATTCTGGCCTCGCTGGTGGAAAAGGAAACCGGGGCAGCCCACGAACGCGAACGCATTGCCGGCGTCTTTGCCAACCGGCTCAAGAAGCGGATGCTCATCCAGGCCGACCCCACGATCATCTACGGGCTGGGGCCGCAGTTCGACGGCGACATCCGCAAATCCCACCTTCAGGACAGGGACAACCCGTACAACACCTACACGCATCCGGGCCTGCCACCGGGCCCGATCTGTTCGCCCGGTCTGGAATCCCTGCGCGCAGCCGCATTTCCCGAGCCGCACGGCTACCTGTATTTCGTGGCCAAGGGAGACGGTACGCACCACTTCAGCCGGACGCTCATGGAGCACAACAAGGCCGTTGCCAGGTACCAGCTCCGACGCAACCGCAGCACATACCGGTCCACGATTTCGGAATAATCAGAACCGACCTTGCCATCCCTCTGACATTTTGTAATATCTTTGTCATCATTGATACTACAGGTCCTGGAGACGGCATGAAATCGTTTTTTTCCCGGGGACTCCTCATCGGATTGCTGGTCCTGCTTTCAGCAACCTTTCCAGCATGGACGGAAAGCGGGCAAACCATACGCCGCGCGGCTTTCGACATCGGTTCCGCCACCATCAAATGCAAGATTGCGGATGTGGATGTGGAGAACGGGCGCGTATTGCGCACAATCGAGGAAATCGCGCGCAAGGCCGACTTTGCCCTGTCTCTGGAACGCTCGAAGCGGCGCGTCCTGTCCGGAAAGGTCATGGATGAAGGAATCGCCGCACTCAAGGAAATGAAGGCACGCGCAATTGAACGCGGAACCAGACAGTTCAGCGCCGTGGGAGCCCGATGTTTTCACGAGGCCGCCAACGGCCGGGACTATTTTTCCCGCATCACCCGCGAAACCGGGCTGCCCGCCCGCATCATCTCGCAGCAGCAGGCCTCCATGCTCAATTTCCATGCCGTGCGACAGAGAATGAACGGGCCCGAACTCAAGCTTCTGGTCTGGGACATCGGCGGCAACAGCATGCAGATGACCGCGCGCAACGCGGATGCAAGCCTTGCCTTCTACATGGATGAAATGGCCTCGGTATCATTCTGCAAGACCGTGATGGACGTGATCCAGGGCCAGCCCGAAAAGAATTCGCCCAACCCCATCAGCCCGAGTCAGGCGGCCCGCGCCCTTGATTTCGCCAAATCCTACGCCCGCCTGCATGTCCCGTCCGAACTGGCGACCCGCATCCGCGAAGGCGACATGCGCGTGGCAGGCATAGGCGGCGTTCACTACTACTGCATTCCGGAACTCATGGGGGTGCGGCAGCCGCTTTTCACCCGGGAGGACGTCAGACGCACGCTGGATCGATACATGGGCAAGACCGACGCGGAAATCGACAGCCCCTATGCTCCCACGCGGGTCAGCGACCTCATTCTCGTGCTCGGGTACATGGACTCTCTGGGCATCACCTCGGTGACGCCTCTCAGGATCAACGAGGCCGACGGCCTGCTCACCGCGCCGGAATTCTGGTAGATTCAAATCCATTCAGGGTCTGCCCGAACCGGGAAGCCCACTCCGCCCCCCCTGCTCCGCCGGGAAGATAGACATACAGGGCAGAGGCTCGAAACGCGGACCGGGGAACCGGCCCGAAGAAACGGGAGTCATACGAGGCGTCGCGGTTGTCACCCATCAGGAAATACTCGTCGGGCCCAAGCTGCAGCCCAGCCAGATTGTCCCGTCTCGGACTGATCGCGGAGTCGGCAAACCGGACATAGGGTTCCTGCAGCCGCTTCCCGTTCACGAACACGACCTTGCGTCGCAGCTCCACCCGCTCACCGGGCAGCCCCACCACGCGCTTGATGAAATACTTGGACGGGTCCCTTGGCAGCTCGAACACCACCACCTGTCCACGCCGAACCGGATCATCCATGCCGAAAGCACGGGCCATGATCTGATCTCCGACATGCAGGGCGGGCAGCATTGACCCGGACGGAATGGAATAATTCCGATAGAACGCGGAACGAACCACGATTTCCAGAAGCGGGCCGGACGTGAATGCAGTTAAAACGACCAGCCCGTAAATCCACCCCCGATTGCACGATCGCAGCGAATATTCCCGCAGTCCCCGAGCCTGCCACCACGCTTCGACTGCCACGAGCATGTTCAGGGCCAGAAGCGCGCCAAAGGACGCGACCAGCGTGTCGAACGAGGCACAGGCCGGAATCAGCACCAGCCCGAGCACGGTCTCGATCGCAAAAAGGACCGCACCCTTTTTCCACTGGCCGTTGTAGACCTGCCCAACGCCGGAAACCAGAAACGACAGCAGCCCCGCAAGCCACGGCCTGCGGGGACGCATTTCCAACGAATTCGAATCAGGCAATCCGCTCATATCCTGCATTTCCACACTTTTTTTTGCCCATCACGCCGAGGATTGCAACTCGACGGCATGATTTTTTTGGTCCCGCCAATTGTCCCGAAAAAGACGACGGCCCGGAAACCCTCGGGTTTCCGGGCCGTCAATGTGTTGCATGAGGAGTTCTACTCGGCTTCCTGCTTGCGCGATCCGCGCTTTTCCATGCCAATGAAGAACATGAGCAGGGACGGAATCACGAACACGGTGAAGACCGTGGACAGGGCGAGCCCGCCAAGGACCACGGAACCGAGGCCGCGATAGAGTTCGGAGCCGGGACCGGGCGCCACTGCCAGAGGCAGCATGCCGAACAGGGACGTGGAAGCGGACATGTAGATCGGCCGCAACCGGGTGCGGGTCGCTTCCAGCACGGCTTCCTTGTGCTCCATGCCGTACTCGCGCACGTTGCCCAGCGACTGGTGCACGATGAGGATGGCGTTGTTCACCACCACGCCCACGAGAATGACGAACCCGAGCATGGTCAGAATGTCCAAAGGCTGCTGGGCAATGAGCAGATTCTCCAGCTTCAGGCCGAGGAATCCGCCCGCGCCAGCCAGAGGCACGGTGAACAGAATGATGAACGGATACAGGAAGTTCTCGAACAATGCCGCCATGAGCAGATAGGTGATGATCAGGGCGAGCAGGAAGTTCCACTGCAGGGCGTCGCGGGTCACGCTCAGCTTGTCCGCAGCGCCCGAGAGCCGGACCTTCACGCCTTCGAGCAAGCCCATCTTCTGCACCTGTGGCACCAGATTGTTCTGGATGGTTTCCATGGCCTCCTGCAAAGGCATTTCCGCAGGCGGAGTCACCTGCAACGTGATGGTGCGCTGCCGCTCCAGATGCCTGATCTCGTTCACGCCGTAGGTGCGCTCGATCGAGGCCAGAGAGGACAGGGGCACGGCCCAGCCCTGAGACGTGGCCACCAGCGAGGAATGCAGTTCCTCGGGCGTACGCGCATCCTCATCCGAGGCCTTGAGCACGAGGTCGATCTTCTTCTTGCCCTCTTCCTTGAAGTCGCCGATCTTGCGACCGTCCATGATCACGTCCAGAGCAATGCCGAGATCCTCGGAGGTCAGCCCGACCGCACGCACGCGGTCGCGCTCCGGGTGAAACCGCACTTCGGGATACAGCAATTCCAAAGAGGGCACCGGACGAATCTGGCACCCCTGAATGGCCTGCTTGGTCATGCCGAACATGGTTCCGGCCGCTGCCACGAGCTTTTCCAGATTGGGGCCGGAAAAATCCACATCCACAACGCGGCCTTCGCCGAGCCCCTGCTCGAAGATCGACGCCTGAAGCGACACGCCGTACATGCCCGGAATGGAGTTCAGGAGCTGAAAGAACAGGGGCGTGAGTTCGCCGCCCCGCTGCTCGTGGATTGACGAAGCACCGAAGATGTTGATGGTGGGCGCGGACACGAAAAACATATCCTTGATGCCCGGAAACGGCCCGACATCCTTTCGATGGTGCGGCTTGAGGTGCTCGAACACGTACTCCCCGATTTCGGTGCGTTCCTCGTAGGAAAGCCCCGGCGGCGGAATCAGGATGGACAGAACGAAGTTCTGGTTGCCCTGAGGCAGATACTCCATCTTGGGAAAGAACGCCCAGACCATGAGTACCGAGGCCATGGTCAGAGCCAGCACCGTGACCACGCGGGACTGCCAGGAGCGGATGGCCCGCTCAAGCAGCATCATGATGAAATCGGCGAACCGGGAACCAAGCGCGGTCACCGGCTTCATGATCCGTTTGATCATGGACAGGCCTGCGGGATCCCGGGGCGAATCATCAGCCTGATTGCCGCGCCGTTTTTCCGCGATGGAATAGAACTTGTTGGCCAGCATGGGAATGACCAGAACCGAGACGAACAGCGACAGGACAATGGCGCATGTCACGGCAATGGCGATATCCTTGAAGAGCTGGCCCGCTTCCTGCTCCATGAAGACCACGGGCAGGAACACGGCAACCGTGGTCAGGGTGGACGCGAACACCGCGCCCCAGACCTCGGTGGCCCCGTCGTATGCGGCACGGAAGGCATTCTTGCCCATGTTCCTGTGCCGGTCGATGTTCTCCAGCACGACAATGGCGTTGTCCACGAGCATGCCCACGGCAAAGGAGATGCCCGCCATGGAAACCACGTTCAGGGATCGTCCGGCCGCCGCGAACATGATGAACGCGCCGATGATGGAAATGGGAATGGTCACGGCCACGATGATGGTGGACGACATGGACTGCAGAAACACGAACAGCACCACGACAGCCAGCAGGCCGCCGATCATGATGTTGCGCTTGACCAGCTCGATGGCGCCGTTGATGTAGGGCCGCTGGTCATAGGACCAGTCGAGAAACACACCCTGCTCCTTGAGCACGGTTTCATTCAGGTCCTGAACCACGGCCTCCACCGCATCCGTGAGTTCCAGCACGTTGGCCCCGGGCTCGGGCTTGACGCCCACGGCAATGCCGGGTGCCGCGTTGTGCCGCATGACGGTCGTGGCCTTTTCCAGACCGGGCCGCACCGTGGCCACGTCCGACAGCTTGACCCTGTACGAGCCGGAAGAGGAAATCACCACATTCCGGATGTCTTCGGGGCTGTTGAACTCGGCTGGCGTACGGATGCGGTAGTCCCTGCGTCCCACGCCCATGCTTCCGGCGGAAATCGAGACGTTCTCGCGCCTGAGCACGTTGATGAGCTCCGAAGTGGTCAGGTTGTAGGCGGCCAGCTTGACCGGGTCCACGATGATATGCATCTCGTTTTCCAGTCCGCCGCCGATGAACAGGTCGGCCACGCCACGCACACGCTCGATGTACTGACGCACATCGTTCTCGAAATACGTCCGGAACCCTTCCGGATTCTTGCCGCTTTCCGGCAGAGCCTTGAGCATCATCCAGATGATCGGGGACGTGGATGCGCCCGTGGCCGAAATGATCGGCCTGTCAACGCCGTCGGGATACTCCGGGACCTCGTTCAGCTTGTTGGAAACACGCAGCAGCGCGTTGTCCACGTCCGTGCCGATTTCGAAGGTCAGGGAAAGTTCGGCCCGCGAGTTGAAGCAGGAGCTGTCCATTTCCGTGAGCCGAGGGATGCCCTTGAGCACCTTTTCCTGTTCCTCGATCACGTCCCGCTCCATCTCGTATGGAGTTGCGCCGGTCCATGTGGTGGTCACGGAAATGACCGGCTCGGTCACGTCCGGAGCAAGCTGGTACGGCAGGGTGAGCAGAGCCACCGAACCGAACAGAAGAACCAGAATCACGCCCACCAGAACAGCGACGGGCTTTCGTATGGAGGTACTGACGATATCCATGCCGCCCTCCTACTTGTCGCCCGCTGCTGCCGGAGCCACGGGCTGACCGGGCATGAGCCGCTCATTGCCCTTGATGACCACTTCCATGCCGGGCTTGAGCTTGTCGGACTTCACGCCCGCGTCCAGACCGCGATAGCCGACGACCATCACGGGAAACGGCACGGCCTTGCCATCCAGCACGGCCCAGACCACAAGCTGGCCGCGCGAGGAAATCACGGCGTCGCGCGGCACCACAAGATTCCTGCCTCCGGCATCCCGGGGCAGGGAAACGCGGGCCTCCATGCCTTCGGCAAAAGCTCCGCCCGGATTGTTCACGCGAATCTTGACCGGGAAGGAACGGGTCGCCACGTCGCCCTTGGGCACCACGGCGAAAATCCTGCCGGGCAGCTCGCGCTCGTCCACATGTACAGTGAGTTTCATGCCCGGCTTGACCAGACTGAAGGAACGCGCTGGCGCATTGACGACCACGTCGAATTCGTCATCGCGGGCCACCACGGCAACCGTGGTTCCCTGCGAGACCCACTCGCCTCGATCCACCTTGCGCTCGATGACCACGCCGTCGAACGGAGCACGGATGTTCTTCTTTTCCCGCTCGATGAGCTGCTGACGCAGTGTGGCCGTGGCAGCAAAATAGGTTTTCTCCTTGGCCTCGGCATTGAGGCGCTTGGTGTCGTATTCGCCTTCGGCAACGGTCTTGGACTTGAACAGGGTGGATGTACGCTGGTTTTCCAGCTTGGCCAGCTCGAAATCCGCCTTGGCCTGGGCCTGAAGCGCCCGGGCATTGGCAATGCGGCGGTCCAGAATGTCCGAGGAAAGCTGCACGAGCACATCTCCGGCCTTGACCCGCTGGCCGTCCTCGACATTCACGGAAACGGCCTTGCCATCGACCTCGGAGGCCACGTCGGAAATTTCCGTGAAGTAGACCGTACCGATGAATTCCCCCTGCGGCACGACTTCGCCCGTGGTAACCTTGGCCGTGACCACGGGAGACGGGGGACGCTCCCCGCTTTTCTGCGCCGAAGCAGGCAGTATGGAGGTGAAAAGGAAAAGCACGATCCAAAGCAATGTCGTCAATCGCATCAACTATTCTCCTGCTTGCTTTGCCCTGTGTTTCCAGGGTTTGAAAATCGAAATGAATACCATGACCGTCAGGACGGCCAACTGGGCCCCGCCCCAGTAGAAATTCAATGTCTGGGAACGCAGATACTCGGCATTGCTCAATGCTT
Above is a window of Pseudodesulfovibrio tunisiensis DNA encoding:
- a CDS encoding sensor histidine kinase; this translates as MYENVIHAVLENLPVGLMVISPDGTIREANPASCTILGCPEGGFAGRKWGEVFLPDQENSAFSEVVLDAIQREVPRIQRVTPFRLKNGEERYLSVISAALRDERGKMESIVILVEDLTEIQTLHEREKQILEQNHKLATERAESLTAFADSVAHQIRNPVMAIAGFARILAPRVDENGAEALTAITEEASKLDVMVRAVAEYSALKMSDPVPVNIWVLIEDAKHLIEDHPAVRGKQVTWEADCPDAGVVADRPLLAKALAETLLNAVEFSGEEPHVTISAKAQNANVVITVSDNGPGFGPRALSMAFDPFFTTKPVGAGMGLTRAKRIMTEHQGTMRVADRESGGAEVSLLLPRDHV
- the ruvX gene encoding Holliday junction resolvase RuvX; this encodes MRALGIDFGTRRVGLALSDPTGTLASPYRTLERTTRQALFDDILAVVEREGVQMIVVGLPYGMDGQETLTTRQARNFAESLGRRTDVPIEFMDERLTSVEAEEELKSAGLRREKLKLALDAQAATVILRTWLESGRS
- the mltG gene encoding endolytic transglycosylase MltG, whose product is MARKRTLIIFTVVPVLLLLFSAGGYFGYKTWQEHRFLTVPPETPGHEAVFRVEPGQSLWTIARNLKKQGLVTDARRFVALATLRKDTGRVRAGQFRLHTGWIPDSILNELTTSPGIMQRVSVREGLTWWATAAVIEKAGIGTAETFEKAVFDRSLLDKYDIPANSAEGYLFPETYLLTPPTDDQARAMAETMIREFLKNARNLWPGGLPPAEELHRIVILASLVEKETGAAHERERIAGVFANRLKKRMLIQADPTIIYGLGPQFDGDIRKSHLQDRDNPYNTYTHPGLPPGPICSPGLESLRAAAFPEPHGYLYFVAKGDGTHHFSRTLMEHNKAVARYQLRRNRSTYRSTISE
- a CDS encoding Ppx/GppA phosphatase family protein, coding for MKSFFSRGLLIGLLVLLSATFPAWTESGQTIRRAAFDIGSATIKCKIADVDVENGRVLRTIEEIARKADFALSLERSKRRVLSGKVMDEGIAALKEMKARAIERGTRQFSAVGARCFHEAANGRDYFSRITRETGLPARIISQQQASMLNFHAVRQRMNGPELKLLVWDIGGNSMQMTARNADASLAFYMDEMASVSFCKTVMDVIQGQPEKNSPNPISPSQAARALDFAKSYARLHVPSELATRIREGDMRVAGIGGVHYYCIPELMGVRQPLFTREDVRRTLDRYMGKTDAEIDSPYAPTRVSDLILVLGYMDSLGITSVTPLRINEADGLLTAPEFW
- the lepB gene encoding signal peptidase I, with amino-acid sequence MSGLPDSNSLEMRPRRPWLAGLLSFLVSGVGQVYNGQWKKGAVLFAIETVLGLVLIPACASFDTLVASFGALLALNMLVAVEAWWQARGLREYSLRSCNRGWIYGLVVLTAFTSGPLLEIVVRSAFYRNYSIPSGSMLPALHVGDQIMARAFGMDDPVRRGQVVVFELPRDPSKYFIKRVVGLPGERVELRRKVVFVNGKRLQEPYVRFADSAISPRRDNLAGLQLGPDEYFLMGDNRDASYDSRFFGPVPRSAFRASALYVYLPGGAGGAEWASRFGQTLNGFESTRIPAR
- a CDS encoding efflux RND transporter permease subunit, producing the protein MDIVSTSIRKPVAVLVGVILVLLFGSVALLTLPYQLAPDVTEPVISVTTTWTGATPYEMERDVIEEQEKVLKGIPRLTEMDSSCFNSRAELSLTFEIGTDVDNALLRVSNKLNEVPEYPDGVDRPIISATGASTSPIIWMMLKALPESGKNPEGFRTYFENDVRQYIERVRGVADLFIGGGLENEMHIIVDPVKLAAYNLTTSELINVLRRENVSISAGSMGVGRRDYRIRTPAEFNSPEDIRNVVISSSGSYRVKLSDVATVRPGLEKATTVMRHNAAPGIAVGVKPEPGANVLELTDAVEAVVQDLNETVLKEQGVFLDWSYDQRPYINGAIELVKRNIMIGGLLAVVVLFVFLQSMSSTIIVAVTIPISIIGAFIMFAAAGRSLNVVSMAGISFAVGMLVDNAIVVLENIDRHRNMGKNAFRAAYDGATEVWGAVFASTLTTVAVFLPVVFMEQEAGQLFKDIAIAVTCAIVLSLFVSVLVIPMLANKFYSIAEKRRGNQADDSPRDPAGLSMIKRIMKPVTALGSRFADFIMMLLERAIRSWQSRVVTVLALTMASVLMVWAFFPKMEYLPQGNQNFVLSILIPPPGLSYEERTEIGEYVFEHLKPHHRKDVGPFPGIKDMFFVSAPTINIFGASSIHEQRGGELTPLFFQLLNSIPGMYGVSLQASIFEQGLGEGRVVDVDFSGPNLEKLVAAAGTMFGMTKQAIQGCQIRPVPSLELLYPEVRFHPERDRVRAVGLTSEDLGIALDVIMDGRKIGDFKEEGKKKIDLVLKASDEDARTPEELHSSLVATSQGWAVPLSSLASIERTYGVNEIRHLERQRTITLQVTPPAEMPLQEAMETIQNNLVPQVQKMGLLEGVKVRLSGAADKLSVTRDALQWNFLLALIITYLLMAALFENFLYPFIILFTVPLAGAGGFLGLKLENLLIAQQPLDILTMLGFVILVGVVVNNAILIVHQSLGNVREYGMEHKEAVLEATRTRLRPIYMSASTSLFGMLPLAVAPGPGSELYRGLGSVVLGGLALSTVFTVFVIPSLLMFFIGMEKRGSRKQEAE
- a CDS encoding efflux RND transporter periplasmic adaptor subunit, whose product is MRLTTLLWIVLFLFTSILPASAQKSGERPPSPVVTAKVTTGEVVPQGEFIGTVYFTEISDVASEVDGKAVSVNVEDGQRVKAGDVLVQLSSDILDRRIANARALQAQAKADFELAKLENQRTSTLFKSKTVAEGEYDTKRLNAEAKEKTYFAATATLRQQLIEREKKNIRAPFDGVVIERKVDRGEWVSQGTTVAVVARDDEFDVVVNAPARSFSLVKPGMKLTVHVDERELPGRIFAVVPKGDVATRSFPVKIRVNNPGGAFAEGMEARVSLPRDAGGRNLVVPRDAVISSRGQLVVWAVLDGKAVPFPVMVVGYRGLDAGVKSDKLKPGMEVVIKGNERLMPGQPVAPAAAGDK